One genomic segment of Melospiza melodia melodia isolate bMelMel2 chromosome 22, bMelMel2.pri, whole genome shotgun sequence includes these proteins:
- the DYNC2I2 gene encoding cytoplasmic dynein 2 intermediate chain 2 produces the protein MFTDRTAPGADVQSLWRSARSARCEAKTCQTGKISTAEAAAQSHTARDAAVQTEQSKDAVQDFQQEVQVDYIGLLSFLQRVEDAVIKELNKNWKSHAFDGFEVNWTDQDETVLCLHTLSYPEAQDQNLQVTGVSWNATGSVIACSYGRLDDGDWSTEKSYVCTWNLDRRGLNPQHPDLVVDVPSSVMCLAFHPSQPSLIAGGLFSGELVVWDTSRTEDPVIWRTGMTDDTHTDPVYQVHWLPDTRHRNHARLMSVGTDGKILVWREERDGRLALAEGFAIVAQQIPRSTRLKKVAWGQAAVGVTSLSFSPFHAGVFVVGVEGGYCLRCSTSAQGPALPRPRGSVPLRAPAELAFSPHAGPVYSVSCSPFHRNLFLSCGTDGQVHLHSMLQTQPLFALQLSKKYLFCVCWSPVRPLVFAAASGEGEVHLFDLGRSTQKPTVSLKQSVSDCPVYCLEFNTKHSRLLAAGDAAGTVKVWQLSSDFTEQGPREMSHLEQLANEIMD, from the exons ATGTTCACGGACAGGACGGCACCCGGTGCCGACGTGCAGTCGCTGTGGAGGAGCGCCCGGAGCGCGCGCTGCGAGGCG AAAACTTGCCAGACTGGGAAAATTTCAACAGCAGAAGCTGCAGCACAGTCTCATACAGCCCGAGATGCTGCAGTGCAGACAGAACAGAGCAAAGATGCTGTCCAAGACTTTCAGCAAGAAGTCCAAGTAGATTATATTGGGCTTCTGTCATTCCTTCAGAGAGTGGAGGATGCTGTTATCAAAGAACTAAATAAAAACTGGAAAAGTCATGCCTTTGATGGCTTTGAAGTGAACTGGACAGATCAGGATGAAACA GTGTTGTGTTTGCATACATTGTCATACCCAGAGGCTCAGGATCAGAACCTGCAGGTCACTGGTGTGTCATGGAATGCCACAGGATCTGTCATTGCGTGTTCCTACGGCCG gttGGACGATGGGGACTGGAGCACAGAGAAATCCTATGTTTGTACCTGGAATCTGGACAGAAGAGGGTTGAATCCACAGCACCCTGACCTGGTGGTGGATGTTCCCAgttctgtcatgtgcctggctttccatccctcccagccatCACTGATAGCTG GTGGCCTGTTCAGTGGGGAGTTGGTGGTGTGGGACACCAGCAGGACAGAAGACCCTGTGATCTGGAGGACAGGGATGACAGATGACACCCACACTGACCCAGTCTATCAG GTTCACTGGTTACCTGACACCAGGCACAGAAACCATGCCCGGCTGATGAgtgtggggacagatgggaagatcCTCGTGTGGAGGGAGGAGCGGGACGGGCGGCTGGCCTTGGCTGAAGGATTTGCCATCGTGGCTCAGCAGATCCCTCGCAGCACTCGGCTGAAGAAG GTGGCCTGGGGACAGGCAGCCGTGGGGGTGACCTCGCtgtccttctcacccttccatgcCGGTGTGTTCGTTGTGGGTGTGGAGGGcgggtactgcctgcggtgctcCACCTCGGCGCAGGGCCCGGCCCTCCCGCGGCCGCGCGGCTCCGTTCCCCTCAGGGCGCCGGCAGAGCTCGCCTTCTCCCCTCACGCTGGGCCCGTGTACTCCGTGAGCTGCTCGCCCTTCCACAG GAACCTCTTTCTGAGCTGTGGGACCGACGGACAAGTTCACTTGCACTCAATGTTGCAGACACAGCCCCTCTTTGCTCTACAGTTATCAAAGAAATACCTGTTCTGTGTATGCTGGTCTCCAGTTCGACCACTGGTTTTTGCAGCTGCATCTGGGGAAG GAGAGGTGCACCTGTTTGACCTGGGGAGGAGCACGCAGAAGCCCACCGTGTCCCTGAAGCAGTCTGTGAGTGACTGCCCCGTGTATTGTTTGGAATTCAACACCAAGCACTCGCGGCTCCTGGCAGCaggggatgctgctgggacagTCAAAGTCTGGCAGCTGAGCTCCGACTTCACTGAGCAGGGACCAAGGGAAATGAGTCACCTGGAGCAGCTGGCAAATGAGATCATGGACTGA